The genomic interval CGTAAAGAGAATGACAGCTGCCTGCCCAGCTGGCGCACGCGGATGGTGGTGCCTATGTAAGCAGCGTGGATCTCTATGTACTTCCCAGGCTCCTTCTCATGAATGGTGAGGCTGCTGCCACCTGCTCTTCTGCCGCCATTGACGGAACCATCATCGAAAGCTGCTGGAACGTTGCCAACTTCGGCCTGGTACACTTTCTGGTCAATGCACTGCTTCATGTTCTTGAAGATTATAGTTAGCTTAAAAACAAGAACAAAATACGGTGGTAAATTATATTAAATATGGCGCCATATTTAACTTTCAGTTTTGACCCCCCTTTATACAACATTTCTTGCCCCAAAATAGTGTCGGACAGAAATGTACAGTCAAGACAACCAACATAGTAGAAGGCTTTCCGGCTCCGTCAAAGCTCAAACTCCTTATGTGGCCACACCAAATGCCCGCTTTCCATAGGGAAAGGGGAACATGCCACAAGCCAAAGGATCGGGCGTGTTAAAATTTAATATACCCAATACCTCTGTCCCTGGATATTTACTCCAGTAGTCCCAACTGATCTCTGCTCACTTTCTGCAGCTATGACATCACATGCATCATTCCCGTGACATCACTTGTCTCAGTGGTCACTTGCTATATACCGGCATCATGGttgaggccaatgattggccAAAGAGGttgaggccaatgattggctgcagcattGTATGGCACATGATAGTTACACAAATGGTAACACTGACGGTGTGGGGGACTGAAGAAGTGACTATAGGGTTCTGGCACTCGAGTGTGGGAGAGTGAAGAGGCGAGTAAAGGTTATTTTATACTAGAGTACAGGGGAGTGAAGAGTTGAGTATAGGTTTTCGTCAATATAGTCACAGGTGATTATAGAAATGTGTATAGGGTTTACGCATGGGAGCATTAGCTCTTAGTAGATTGAAGAGGTGAGTGTAGGTTTTTGGCAGAGTACAGAGGAGTGAAGAGATGAGTATAAATTTTAGGCATGTAGTGATAGGAGATTGAAGAAATGTGTATAGGGTTTACGCATGGGAGCCTTAGCCCGTAGCAGATTGAAGAGGTGAGTATAGGCTTTTGGCACTGGAATGACAGGAGATAAAAGAGATGAGTATAGGGCTTCACACTGGAGCTGCAGCAGATTGAAGAGGTGAGTATAGATTTTTGAAAAGAGTGGCAGGGAAATGAAGAAGTATATATAGGTTTTTCGGCACTGGAGTACAGGGGTGGAAAGAGATGAGTGTAGGTTTTGTCACTAGAGCAGCTGGAGActgaagaggtgagtataagtttttgCCACTGTAGTACAAGGGAAGAGACAGGGGACACTGTGCTGGTCGGGATGGTGATATTGAGTGGAGCACTGAGATGATGCTGTTAATAGAGGCTTTATGAGTACTGTATAGTGGTACTCTCTATTactacagtatggcggtatttttTAAGTGCACTGTATTGGGCATTTGTTATATGTGCAATGTACATGATGCTTATACGTTATCCCATATCCCTGCTCCCATTTCCTCCCAAACACCATTGTCTGAACTGGTTTGCCATGACTTTTACCTTGTTGGTAACTGTTGCATTGGAGGAAGGGTGGAGCGGTGTGCTGGTCGCCTGGACAAACAGATATTCATTGTCTAGAAGAGGCCACGAGCCATTCACTTTACACGTTTGAAAGTCACCACTAAAAGTGCGCACATGGGGATCCCCAAAAACCCCACAGTGCACATACTTGGGATCAGTCTCATGCTTTTCACGGTAGACCTTGTCATAATCACAGGCCTGTTTCACAGGACCCTCCGGAAGGGGTTGCGGTGGCTGGCGTCTTGGAGGCGTGGTGGGCCCCACCTTGGAGCAGTTGTGTTGAATCATACGATCCTCGATAATGTGCACTGCAGTGTGGTAGACCAGGTCTCCGCGGCACGTCCGGGCTGTATTACGAGTGCATTGAGAATACGCACGTAAGGCATTGCAGAAGGCAGCGTTGTTGTGGGGGATCTTTGTGGCGGCAACATAGTCCGTGTTACATTTCATAATTTTACACTGCGCATCCACTGtacgggaagaaaaaaaaaattaataatactaTGAATAAATCTTCATTATCGTCTCCACCCGTATGGACTTGTCCCTGTGATCAATGGAGcaccagaagatggaaaccacctAAGCTCTACTTGTTAGTCATGGCGCAGTTCGCGTCCACATTGCCCAAAGACCATCAATGGAAATTAAAATTTTCCAGTCCTACCTTGATCCCAGAAAATGAGCAGAAGCACGGTCTTGAAGAGGACACTGTCTGTAGATCTTGAGAGGCAACGTCTAGTGGTCGGCCTACCCATTCCAGTCCATTCAAATCATCCGGGATGGTCACTCCTCACAGGTTCATCCTCCACCTGTCACAATAAAACTTTATTAAGGTTACGTCTTATTTTTCGGTCTCATTTTTGGATAAGATGCaaaacacacacatactgtacatatatatagattTCCTCTACGAACGCCTCGACCACAGAGTTTTTTTATTACAGCCCCAAGACCAGATCCCCCTATCTCCGTTCAACATCTCAGTTTCCTTGCTCAATTTTCAGCTTCCGTGCCTGTTCAGCAACTTGGCAGTAACTTTTTGTGATAGATTCCCCCTCATGCCATGTACACCCGCTATCCTTTAACTGGCCAATGGCCAGTTTTTCAATGGAGACTGGCTGGCTGCCCAAGTCTTCTTCAAGTGCCTCTTGAAGTTCAAGGAGGAATAGTAAGGGTTGGCCAAGAAGGACGGGTGTAGGACTGAGATTCAGTCGTAGCATGTCATTGGCCATTGTAGTGAAGTCATAGCTCCGGTGGTAAATCCTCTCGAGTCCTTATGATGGATAAGTGGACGTCAACTTTTTGGGACTGTTTTTGTTTCTTAAACTTTCAATGAAGACCACATATTAACAAAAAGAGCAACTAACTTTTTCAAGACACAGGAGCTGTTTTGGTCGGCCAAAACTTTGACTGGACTCGTATGGCAGTATTTCCTTCAGAGGTGTTTTGGGGTTTTCTGGACACCTGATAGGACTTACTGAGATGCAGCATATTCCAGGGACTGATATGGAAGACTATGTTTTGGATCCTACAATATTCACCTCAGAGGACATTTAGTAGATGGtattgcaaaagttttaggcaggggaAATGCTGTCAAACGAAATTAAGAAAAGCGaactctaaatcccatcaatatttggtgtgaccttggaTATTCTTCTAATTTTTTTTCACGCTCAGGACATGTGTTTTAGGAATCACTGACCCTTACAATTGCCGTCACATATGGACAAAACATTTTTCATGCCCCTTCCGGGTTGGACGTAGGATGCATATCTAGTTAGCAGTAATTGTCTTGACACATTTGAGGTATTGGTGCGGCCATACAGCATGTGTGCTTCATATGTGTCCTGCCTTAGATGGCAGATTTGGCAATCTACCTCCCATCTGTCTCTGGGAGACTCTCACTAGCTCAGGGTATTAACTGTGCCGTTTGGCCTGTCACGTAGAGGAATGCATTGCTAATACCGCTCAGCTGTGAAAGCTGCCTGGTGCACATGTTGTGCGCTGACGGGTGCAAAGCCTGGAACGTATACACAGCACCACTTAGCAGGGCACAAGAGGCTGAAGTGAGTGATGTAGCTCCACCACTTTCCTATCATCACTGCCATATTGTGCGGAGCCCATAATAGTACACAACTGAAAAGTGACCAAAACGGGGCCTTCAATGTAGGGGGTCAGCGAGATGATTATGATAAACTACTGGGGACTGGGTCAAACTGCGAGTTGATATATCTTATGGTTCCCCATAGTTGCGCGTGTCAAGTGGGCTGTCTTGTCTTGCTACTCATATGTGGCACGTGAGCACTTTTAGTGCTAATATTCTTACTAGGTTGCCCTATAAAAATGGGCACTGGGTATCAAGACACCAAGACGAAGAGTTGCGCCAACTCCCCAGTACACCATATATCTTATATATTTCTTCAATCCTAGTCCATGTCCTCATCCtctcccacctagactactgcaacatcctCCTCTATGGCCTCCCATCTAACTTTTTTGTACCCATACAATTCATCCTCAACCGTTAcccgcttaatccacctctcccctCTGCCGATCCCATCCTGCCTGTTATCCAGTGACTATATAGCCATCCACAGTAGAATTGGCCAAACCTCAAATGACTAATTTTGTCCACGACTTCGGTCCCAACTGGATGTGTTGCTATTATTTTCTGGTGCCTCACAAGTGTTGTCGCACCCCATGTGCCAAATCAATAGGCCTCAACGGTGATCTGGGGCTACTGATCTCACCAAGGAGGCCAGAAGACGCACAGGAGAGAACACCGGATCTCAtggggagcccagaagaggtgagtattagtgttcaaTATGTTTCTGCACCTGCCCTGGGCCTTCACTTACTCTGTGGtgggaagagaccccagagtataataatagttcgtgGGTTGTGAACCACCAAAATTTTGACGTCACAaagttgaaatttttggaaaattaggTAAATTACGCTCATAGGTAAGCAATAAGGGCtgcaaaaatttgaacaaaaagtcaAGGAGGTAAATTCTGGTCAAGCAATTGCAGGGTAGTAAGGAGGCTATGACCTTTATGGCCCTCTAGCCAGAGCGCCCTCAGTCTGCCCTTAACATTTGGTGTCTTCTCTTCCCTCTGTGGGGCCTCCAGGACATCCAAGCAATGCCAGGAGCTCCTGCAGTCCTATTGCAGATGCTGGAATGAGGGAAGAGGCTTAACATCCCCATCCGAAAATACTGAATCCTTAGGTAAGGGACATTTCAACGCTAAGCAATCCTTGCATTAACCCACCACACACACAAATTTTTGCTAAAGAAACTTAATAGGATCCTATAGGTGGCGCTCTGGTAAATAGGCACTTCATAGTCATTCAAACATTGCATAAATGAATAAAGGGCCCCGTGTACACACCTGTGTATTATCATAGGCTGtgagtctggggcaggtcctgtaCATTTCTATTTTGTGACTTGGGCTCACTGAAGGAAATTAATGGGTCCATGGAGGCACCAAATTCATCCATGTGCTATCCATGGACCGGCTACATGCATATGCTTGTGTACATGTAGCCTTAGTCTGATACTGGAGCTGAATAGGAGTTTTCTATCACAACCCAAGTACATGTCAATACTTCTGTCTTTATGTCCTGCATCATCTTGTAACTACTTCTGAGTGACAGAGAGAAACCTatcgagcagattctcctctactcactgtgtgcagCAAATAGCAGCTAGTCACCAACCACCAGCTCGGGGAGAAATGCACACTAGAAATATACTTCTCTCTTTATGTCCTGCATTATCCCGCAACTACTTCTGAGTGGCAGAGAGAAacctatagagcagattctcctctactcactgtgtgcagtaaATAGCAGCTAGTTAAGAACCACCAGCTTGGGGAGAACTGCACACTAGAGATATacttctctctatatgtcctgcatTATCCTGCAGCTATTTCTGAGTGGCAGAGAGACACCTATAGAGCAgtttctcctctactcactgtgtgcagtaaATATCAACTAGTCACGAactaccagctcagggagaaatgCACACTAGAAATATACTTCTCTCTATATCCTGCAACTACTTCTGAGTAGCAGAGAGATacctatagagcagattctcctctactcactgtgtgtAGTAAATAGCAGGTAGCCACcaaccaccagctcagggagaactgcataCTAGAGATATAGcttgcagaggggaaaactgccaaaactgcagaaatatatacacacagctgacatgttaggttaagttcacaaACTGCAGATGTTATAGAAATTTCTTCAACTGTCCTATATATCTGAACAGGGTTTAATCTGTGCACTTGGTGCagaaacaacttcatctggaactGACTGTTCGTCGCAGAGATTTCTGAGTGTGAAATGTCCAGCCTTGCCATATACATAAACCCAATTCCTCCCAGCCTTGCATATGCTGCCATATACATGACCCTAATCCCTCCCAGCCTCGCGTATGCTGCCATATACATGAACCCAATTCCTCCCAGCCTTGCATATGCTGCCATATACATGACCCGAATCCCTCCCAGCCTCGCGTATGCTGCCATATACATGAACCCAATTCCTCCCAGCCTTGCATATGCTGCCATATACATGACCCGAATCCCTCCCAGCCTCGCGTATGCTGCCATATACATGAACCCAATTCCTCCCAGCCTCGCGTACACTGCCATATACATGAACCTAATCCCTCCCAGCCTCGTGTACTCTGCCATATACATGAACCCAATTCCTCCCAGCCTCGCGTACTCTGCCATATACATGAACCCAATTCCTCCCAGCCTCGCATACACTGCCATATACATGAACCCAATCCCTCCCAGCCTCGCGTACACTGCCATATACATGAACCTAATCCCTCCCAGCCTCACGTACACTGCCATATACATGAACCCAATTCCTCCCAGCCTCGCGTACGCTGCCATATACATGAACCCAATTCCTCCCAGCCTCGCATACTCTGCCATATACATGAACCCAATTCCTCCCAGCCTTGCATATGCTGCCATATACATGACCCTAATCCCTCCCAGCCTCGCGTACACTTCCATATACATGAGCCCAATTCCTCCCAGCCTCGTGTACTCTGCCATATACATGAACCCCATTCCTCCCAGCCTCGCGTACCCTGCCATATACATGAACCCAATTCCTCCCAGCCTCGCGTACGCTGCCATATACATGAACCCAATCCCTCCCAGCCTCGCGTACACTGCCATATACATGAACCTAATCCCTCCCAGCCTCGCGTACGCTGCCATATACATGAACCCAATTCCTCCCAGCCTCGCGTACTCTGCCATATACATGAACCCAATTCCTCCCAGCCTTGCATATGCTGCCATATACATGACCCTAATCCCTTCCAGCCTTGCGTACACTGCCATATACATGAGCCCAATTCCTCCCAGCCTCGTGTACTCTGCCATATACATGAACCCCATTCCTCCCAGCCTCGCGTACCCTGCCATATACATGAACCCAATCCCTCCCAGCCTCGCGTACGCTGCCATATACATGAACCCAATTCCTCCCAGCCTCGCGTACCCTGCCATATACATGAACCCAATTCCTCCCAGCCTCGTGTACTCTGCCATATACATGAACCCAATTCCTCCCAGCCTCGTGTACTCTGCCATATACATGAACCCCATTCCTCCCAGCCTCGCGTACCCTGCCATATACATGAACCCAATTCCTCCCAGCCTCGCGTACACTGCCATATACATGAACCCAATTCCTCCCAGGCTTCCTGAGGTTAGAAATGTTATTTTAGGTTAATCTCTCATTATTTTCACATTCTTTGGCACCGACCGCGTCCATCTGTTGAAGTTCCAGCTGACACAATTTTGGGGTGACATCATTactctctttaattttttttttttttttttttgggaattGGAAAAATTAAAGATTCCCACACATAACCCCCCTGGTGTCGGGCGAACCTCCTAAACATCAGGCCGCGTACCCGCCGCGTACCATAAAATCGCATGAATGCGTTCCACTCATCTCACCATCCTCATCTCGCCTCGGCTGAGAGGGAAACGCTGCAGATTTATGTCCGAACTCAGATGTTATAACTaggaagggagaaaaaaaaaaaaatcatgttcttCCATCGGAAACATCTGCTCGccctcccccccaccccttcTTCCATATATCTCTTTTTTCACCTGCACTGGGGACTCAGAAGTTAAGCTCCGCTTGCCACAGACTTGTCTTGACCTTGGTCTAATATAAACCATTTGCTGCCATAATTTTCTATGCATCAAAGAACTGAGGCAGGCCGCGCTATGGGAAAGGGACGGGGAACGGAACGTAAAGCATTAAAATTAGGGGCACCCTTTACGTCCACCTGCTGAACACTAGAGGGTCCGCAGCTGGGAAGAGGAGTTGTCTTGGCCAAACTCTGTTTCTGTCAAGCAAATTGCTCTCTGAAGACTTGGGAAGTATTTCCTTCCAGATCAACATGTGGCCAGATGTCATGGGgctggggaggagggggggcccGGCAGATGTAGATTACCATGAAAACACCGGGCTCTCTCATAACAAAGGCCTTGCTTACTTTGGGAGATCAAGAAGCTTACAAGACATGGGATTATGTAATCACCGGCAACCTTGTTGGCCCATTAGACTTGTCATATTTCTGGACCCTATACAGGAGGAAACTCAAGATCGGTGAAAAGTAACCGGGTCGATATCTTTAAGCTACAACTACATGACGACTCTTGTCACCTGACTTGAGCCCTTCccgacattttttgattttgtttttgacTCACCGCCTTCCAaaaattataacttttttttatttttcgtcTCACAAACCCATACGagaggcttattttttgcaggacaaattgtactttacaatggtaccatttaatattccgtacGATATactgggaaggtggaaaaaaatgtagaatggggtggaattagagaaaaactgcatttgtgccgtTTTACtaggggttttgtttttatggcataaaGGTGCCTAATAATATCTAGTAAAACTGTTTTAGTCACGCGACTTCTACATGACTAGTACACGGATTTTGTCCCGCAACACGTCACCTTATAGGCCCGGCCTAAAAAAGCAGTTGAGCAACAATAAGTCACAATGTGTTATTGTGTAGCTCTGACCTTACGGTACTGTGATAAACAGATGTAGTACTGCTGAAGTTGTCATCCAACACATTTTGGTTCAGCCCACGGGTGACTCCAGGTCTGTGTGGGCCGTTGTGCAACAGAACCTCAGTGGGCACCTTTGTGGCACAactcatgcccagcagtgtttcTTCTATAAGGCCCCGAAGCAAAATGCAACCGAAATTGGGTCAGTTTTGCCACGGTGACCTGCTGGAACGCTGTAAATGTTCTGTAACCTTCTATATTGTGAATTTttcagctataattgacatgtccCACATACCTAAggccccttatgcccccataaggtataatgtcctccttatgacCCCATACTGTAAAACATTCCCCTTATACCCttcatataatgcccccatacagtacaatggcccCCTTATGTccccatataatggccccttatacgCTCATACAGCAAACCCTTATTCTTGCATCCCCCTTatgaccccatacagtacagtgccatctaatgcccccatataatgaccccttacTGTATGTCTCCATAAAGCACAATATCCCCATATAATGATCCCTTATGCCCATAAACAGTACAGTGTATTCCCCCAATATAGTGTagtgcccctttaaagggatcctatcaatcagaCACAATTTTTCCTAGGTactatgtcggaatagccttaagaaaggctattcttctcctacctttcatcgttcACCTGTAATTCCGGTTcgtgtcggtatgcaaattagctctctcgcagcactgggggtgggccccagcgttcaaacagcactgggggtgtccccaatgctgtgagagaactctctccagcgccgtctccatcttcttcagcagcatcatcttcagccttttattctggtggtggcttgtaacttctaggcctcgggcagagcagactgtgcatgcccacaggccacgagaaaatggccgcttgcacagtattggaagcggtcattttcttgtggcctgtgggcatgtgcagtctagaagttacaagccaccgcccaaagaagaggctgaagaggacgctgctgacgaagatggaggtggcgctggagagagttctctcgcagcattggggacgcccctagtgctgtttgagcgctcgggcccgcccccagtgttgcaagagagctaatttgcataccgacaagaactgggattgtagttggcgtggagaagacgacgaaaggtaggagaagaatagcctttcttaaggctattccgacgtggtacctagaaaaaattgtgtctgactga from Leptodactylus fuscus isolate aLepFus1 chromosome 7, aLepFus1.hap2, whole genome shotgun sequence carries:
- the HJV gene encoding hemojuvelin, with translation MGRPTTRRCLSRSTDSVLFKTVLLLIFWDQVDAQCKIMKCNTDYVAATKIPHNNAAFCNALRAYSQCTRNTARTCRGDLVYHTAVHIIEDRMIQHNCSKVGPTTPPRRQPPQPLPEGPVKQACDYDKVYREKHETDPKYVHCGVFGDPHVRTFSGDFQTCKVNGSWPLLDNEYLFVQATSTPLHPSSNATVTNKLTIIFKNMKQCIDQKVYQAEVGNVPAAFDDGSVNGGRRAGGSSLTIHEKEPGKYIEIHAAYIGTTIRVRQLGRQLSFSLRMAEEISQAFREEQDLQLCVGGCPSSQQISRTKDISRTHSLSIESARSLCRERLSIEDLYFESCVFDLMVSGNANLTGAAYHALEDAKDFHPEPGTLHIFSKAENGPVLSLLLVLFVVGNIVLFT